cccacaacaacaaaaaaaaaaaggttcctAAGATGAGTTTGGAGCAACCCACTTTTAGTATCACGATTATGATTCCATTTTCTTTGAAAGTCGTTTGTTCTTCTTAAAAAAAATGCTGTAAAATCGTGTTGCCACTGTATCTATTATGTAATGCTTCTCATATGGGTCGGttttttggtttcattttatggttgattttatcatttatttacgaccaacaaaaatattatatatatctattgTGTTGTAGTGTTGATCCTTTTGTTTTGCCACGAAAATATATGAAGATCCATTGAATAAAAATTTGAGAACCCCTCTGTTCAAGTGGCTCTTAATTGCTTCCTGCTCTGTTGTTACAACAGAAAACACAGACATGATGAAACCAAACACATGGGAGGAAGTTGGTTTATATTGATGAGCTTTACTGGGAGCTTATGGTGGATAGATACCTTCTGTAAAATGTAGATATTTGTATTAGTAAAGATTTTCTTGTCTCGTTTTCAGTGGATATACAATTAATTTCGAGCTTTGCTTCTTTTTGGTCAAAGTGAGAAAAATAGGCGCATACTATTTTGTGATGATCACAACTATCAAAGGAGAGGTGGATGGATATTTTTGTATTCTCTCGTATAAAATTGTGATATGCAAACACCAAGTGGAGGCAAATTACAAAGAACAAAAATCATTGTCAATATGATCATCCTTGGAGGTCTTGGCCCCAATTCTGACTAGTCAAcaatatagtagtatataaattagatctatatatattttttagcaTTACATGTCGTCTAGCTCACGTGTGATGTGAAAATAGTTCTTTGAATTTTCCCATCAACCTCCACgcaatttctttatttttttcttctggaaTTTACCAACTTTCTCTTAATTATATGGATTATGGATTGGGCCCAGAGCATATGAATGATGAGATGGGGTATCGAAcgattgaattatttttttaagtagtTACTTATTAAACGAGTAACCGTTCTTTTTGGCACACTTTACAGCTTAGCTAAATcacttaaaaacaaaattaagtgTGGTCCATTAAGAACATAGCCTTTAACTCTTGAAGGCTTTATGGATCTCAGTTTCTCACGAAGTAGCTAAATAAAGCAACACTAATAGAGAGATTTACTCGCCGTCCAAAAATAAATTACCATTAGGTTTCACCTTTGACCAAACAAAAGCTGCCATTTGTCAACCAAATACacttccctctctctctttctcctggTTTCTCTCTCATCGCCACTGacttttgctctctctctctctctctctctctgaagaAATTCAAAACTTCATCTCCTTTCCGTCCAAAGCTCTAATCTTTCCCATCTCTTTTCTCCTCAGAAAAGCGATTAAAAACTTGAGTCCCCGGAAAGATCAGGTAAACGAATTCGATAGTCTTTAAAGGTTCATGTTTTCGATTTATAGCCTCTCTTTTGGTAATCGATTGATACGATCTGTGCTTGCGGATTCTTACTGATTGTTAGGGTTCAAAAAAGGAATAGtcttttattattaaatcattATTCCCCTTTTAATAACATCTTCTTAGGGTTTTTGATTATTGCTTAAACTGTTTCTCTCTGTGATTAGGTGGTGACTGGTGAGTCTgttataaagaaagaaaaaatggtTGCTAAGAAAGGAGGAGGAGGTAaagattcatcttcttcttcttcagaggTTGGTGAGATTGACACAAGCGCTCCTTTCCAATCCGTTAAACATGCTGTTAACCTCTTCGGTGAAGCTGCCCTCTCCGCTGATAAGCACCCTCTCATTCGTAAACCCAGTCCTCAATCCGCTGaggttaaaacaaaaaataaacactcTTTTGATTGATTTGATTCACAAACAGTTTTGTTCAGAGTTTGTGTTTTGTTGTGTTGTGGTTTTGCAGAAAGTTTTGGTGAAGCAGACAGAGCTTCACTTGGCGCAGAAGGAGCTGAACAAGCTGAGGGAGCAGGTTAAGAACGCTGAAACAGTGAGAGACCAAGCGTTGAGTGAGCTGGATTGGGCTAAGAGGACCGTCGACGAGCTTACTCGTAAGCTCGATGCTGTTAGCGAGTCGAGAGATTCTGCTAATAAAGTGACCGAAGCAGCGGAGAGCCGGATCAGGGAAGCGAAACCAGAGAGTGGCTCTGTCTCTGTGTGTGGTAGTAGTAGtagtggtgatgatgatgagtatgGGATGGTGTGTAAGGAGCTTGATGCAGCGAAGCAAGAGCTGAGGAAGATCCGTCAGGTTTCTAACGAGATTGCGGATACAAAGAGTGTTGCTTTGACCAGAGAAGAGGAAGCTAAGGAAGTGAGTAAAGTTTATTCTGAGAAGATTGAGTTGCTTAGAAAGGAGATAGAAGCTGTTAATGGATCTGTTGAGGAGACTAAGCTTGCGTGTTCTCAAGCTCGTAAAGAACAGTCTGAGATATTCTCGGAGAAGGAGATTCAGCAGCGGACGTATAAAGCTGGCATGGAAGAATCTGCCAAGAAGCTACTCGCTTTGAGGAAAGAGTTTGATCCTGAGTTTGCTAAAAAGCTTGAAGCGCAGCTTACTGAGACTTATAACGAGATAGACGAGTTGCAGAAGCAGATGGAGACTGTGAAAGCATCTGATGTGGATTCCGTTAATGGTGTGAGTTTGGAGTTGAACGAAGCGAAGGGTTTGCTAGAGAAGTTTGTGGAAGAAGAGAAGTCTTTGCAAGAGTCGGTGGAGTCTCTCAAAGCAGAGCTGAAGAATGTGAAGACAGAGCGGAGTGAAGTTGAAGCGAAGGAGGGTGAGATCGAATCTGTGGCTGGAGATCTTAACCTGAAGCTTAGCAAAAGCAAGAGTGAGCTAGAAGAATGTGTTGCGGAGGAAACTAAAGCAAAGGCTGCTTTGGAAGATATGATGTCAACTTTGAATCAGATATCTTCCGAGACAGAAGCTGCTCGAAGAGGAGCTGAGGAGATGAGAAACAAAGCCGAGGGGTTAATGAAGGAAGCTGAAACCGCTCATCTCACGCTCGAAGAGACAGAGCTAAACTTGAGGGTCGCTCTAGATGAAGCCGAGGAAGCAAAAGCTGCCGAGGCAAAGGCGCTTGGACAGATAAAGTCAATGTCTGAGAAAACAGACGCTGCCCGTAAGTCGACATCATCCGAGTCTGGAGCTCAGAGCATCACACTGTCTCGGGAGGAGTTCAACTCGCTGAGCAAGAGAGCTGAGGTGTTCGATAAGTTGGCGGATATGAAAGTGGCGGCTGCACAGGCTCAGGTGGAAGCAGTTAGAGCTAGCGAAACCGAGACACTGAAGAAGTTAGAGACTACACAAGAGGAGATTGAGAAGCTGAAGACCGCAACAGAAGAAGCACTGAAGAAGGCAGCTATGGCTGATGCTGCTAAGAAAGCAGTCGAAGGAGAACTCAGAAGGTGGCGTGAAAGAGATCAGAAGAAAGCAGAGGAAGTGGCCTCGAGGATCCTCGCAGAGGCTGAGGCCAAGATATCCGCTGAGTCATCACCGCAACATCATTACAAAGCTACTAATAAACAGAAGCCTATCCACAACAAACTGGAGAAGACAAAAACCTCTGTGGTATCAAAGAAAGTGCTTTTACCTAATCTAAGTGGGATCTTTAGTAGAAAGAAGAATCAAGTGGAGTGGGGTTCTCCTTCTTATCTCCCTGGTGAGAAACCCATTTGAGATGTATGCTGTCTTTTCAAGATTTGAGAACTTTTATTGTTGTGAACAAAGAAAGCTTTGTGATTTTAGATCAGAAGCAGTTGCAGCTATGGTCtataatgtgaaaaaaaaactggTTTGTTGGTGTAAATTGGATCAAATCTACTTCGGTTGTTTTGTTTCGTCTCCTTGTGTTGTTGTAGCTGAGGAAGTTATGTATAATGTTGAGAAACTGATCATATGGTTGGTGTCTAATAACATTTTAACTTCAGAAGATGTGGTACAGAGACTGTCTCAGATTGTTGAAGAATGATACAAATCTCATAACTTGTTCAACacgtgaaaagaaaaaaagaaaaacactaaacagaTTCTGAAGAATTTGCAAAGAAACAATAAGAGGCATCATCATCAAATCGTGTCCACAGTTTCTTGCAAGAACACATTCAGAAGAAATCAAACTCGAGATAATTGCTCTGATCAGTTCTGACGCTTGTAGATGCAGCAGCTGGTACTACAGAAGGACTACAATTCACCGGTTCGAGATCAACCGGTTTAGGAATCTCAGGCGGACTAGCACACCTAACCAAAGCCCAGTTCACTCCTTCAAAGAAAGGATGCTGCTTAATCTCTGTTGCTCCACGCTTGTAAGCTAACCTATGCTGTGGCTCCTTCACAAGCAAGTTCCTTATCAAATCTCTAGCTGCAAAGCTGACAACCGGAGACTCAGGGAACCTCAAAGGCTGACCAACCACATTGAAGAGCGTCGCTCTGTTTCCAGACCCTTTGAACGGCGTTTTACCAAACAACAGCTCGTAAAGAAAGATCCCAAAAGTCCACCAATCAACCGCGCTTCCGTGTCCTTCACCTTTGATGATCTCCGGAGCCAAGTACTCGTGTGTCCCCACAAACGACATGGAACGGGCGCTTGTCTCAGCAACGAGCTCTGGTAAGGGAGTCACTTGGTGGTTACCGTTGTCTGTTTTCGGTTTCTTGTCTTTCTTGGATTTAGAGAAGAACCGAGGACCGAAGCAGGACGTGGGAGCCATCGAGATGCAAGAAGGCTGCTGTATGCAAGATGGCTGCTGCGAGCAAGAAACCGAACTCT
This genomic stretch from Raphanus sativus cultivar WK10039 chromosome 3, ASM80110v3, whole genome shotgun sequence harbors:
- the LOC108847156 gene encoding WEB family protein At5g55860 → MVAKKGGGGKDSSSSSSEVGEIDTSAPFQSVKHAVNLFGEAALSADKHPLIRKPSPQSAEKVLVKQTELHLAQKELNKLREQVKNAETVRDQALSELDWAKRTVDELTRKLDAVSESRDSANKVTEAAESRIREAKPESGSVSVCGSSSSGDDDEYGMVCKELDAAKQELRKIRQVSNEIADTKSVALTREEEAKEVSKVYSEKIELLRKEIEAVNGSVEETKLACSQARKEQSEIFSEKEIQQRTYKAGMEESAKKLLALRKEFDPEFAKKLEAQLTETYNEIDELQKQMETVKASDVDSVNGVSLELNEAKGLLEKFVEEEKSLQESVESLKAELKNVKTERSEVEAKEGEIESVAGDLNLKLSKSKSELEECVAEETKAKAALEDMMSTLNQISSETEAARRGAEEMRNKAEGLMKEAETAHLTLEETELNLRVALDEAEEAKAAEAKALGQIKSMSEKTDAARKSTSSESGAQSITLSREEFNSLSKRAEVFDKLADMKVAAAQAQVEAVRASETETLKKLETTQEEIEKLKTATEEALKKAAMADAAKKAVEGELRRWRERDQKKAEEVASRILAEAEAKISAESSPQHHYKATNKQKPIHNKLEKTKTSVVSKKVLLPNLSGIFSRKKNQVEWGSPSYLPGEKPI